A window of the Sphaerobacter thermophilus DSM 20745 genome harbors these coding sequences:
- a CDS encoding UvrD-helicase domain-containing protein yields the protein MDYRPIDQATREAIRTALDRNFFVEAGAGTGKTTVLVDRIVAILRNGHATVDELVVITFTRLAAAELATRVRERLEETRDTTESEEERARLEEALYALPRARIETIHAFAAGLLRERPVEAGLDPGFEEMDDLSASLAFDEAYQDWLATLLNPEDGERPEAVWRALNRGLDLRHLREVVEQVHHHRSLLPLVHDDVPAPDIHGFLARFEQDVDELEEILARCRNPADHGAQQIRMLMAQRDDLRAVRNDRDALERAILHLPKISQKGARTSWVDPADCDRQKEICRELNEAVEEVKRALRAEAIAGLLPLAEDFVRGYTEQRRRTGRAEFEDLLIWARDLLRDRPEVRRYFRERFRCILVDEFQDTDPLQVEILLYLCGEEPDGVAARDWRELRPAPGRLFLVGDPKQSIYRFRRADISIYEWVKRHVLPGDLCTITQNFRSLGGVIDWVNGCFQHIIAPHDGVQAGYVPLDPWPQARLDLPRAPVVVVHHEMDGSADDVRRYEATTLAALLRQAVDVEGWPVRDPETGEIRPARWRDVAILIPSRTGIEIYEEALAEAGIPYRHEGGRSFFQRQEVRELINCLRAIDDPGDRLSMVAALRSGAFGCSDEEIFLAAEAMGTDFDYRREPPPEHAAVADGMHTLRELHTLRHRLPLPELVRRVIDETRLIEYALTLPQGDQAAANLLKVVDQARAFAAARGGGLRAFVRWLDTATSRSTEEEDADVAEAGDDVVRLLTIHAAKGLEFPIVALANLQGRDARTRNVIPDHAVRRLHLRVGSQDQGYFETPGYAAAAEIEKQHDAAEQDRLLYVAATRARDHLILPVIIWKGSREKERKPKGMLARLAPHLPVPTPDHSPNGADIDGCHVLLAAHLPVGDNGLRESPPATNVDVDDVLAVRERWLMERAALLKQAGAGLQVTTASSVEAWDQEPADDAEATPGALPRDAALAVGTALHATMEALDLSDDGEVESMARAKAAEAGVPGHADEVAALARACLASGVVQRARAAERAAREAAFTLPVGDGFVEGRVDLLFREPDGLVIADYKTDRVTPEQVDARLAVYRNQAAVYAFAVAEVTGLPVKEVVFVFARAGVERAIPVDDGLLALGRHLATASATLTDAAVAAG from the coding sequence GTGGACTACCGGCCGATTGACCAGGCAACCCGCGAGGCGATCCGCACCGCGCTCGACCGCAACTTCTTCGTCGAGGCCGGTGCCGGGACCGGCAAGACGACCGTCCTGGTCGACCGCATTGTCGCCATCCTCCGCAACGGCCACGCGACGGTGGACGAGCTGGTGGTCATCACCTTCACCCGGCTGGCCGCGGCGGAACTGGCGACACGGGTCCGCGAGCGACTGGAGGAGACACGCGATACCACCGAGTCCGAGGAGGAGCGCGCCCGGCTGGAAGAGGCACTCTACGCGCTCCCCCGCGCCCGGATCGAGACGATCCACGCCTTCGCCGCCGGGCTCCTGCGGGAGCGGCCGGTCGAGGCGGGGCTCGACCCCGGCTTCGAAGAGATGGACGACCTGAGCGCCTCGCTGGCGTTCGACGAGGCGTACCAGGACTGGCTCGCCACGCTCCTGAACCCCGAGGACGGCGAGCGCCCCGAGGCGGTCTGGCGCGCGCTCAACCGGGGACTGGATCTGCGGCATCTGCGCGAGGTCGTGGAGCAGGTGCACCACCACCGGAGCCTGCTGCCACTCGTCCATGACGACGTGCCGGCACCCGACATCCACGGGTTCCTGGCGCGGTTCGAGCAGGACGTGGACGAGCTGGAGGAGATCCTCGCCCGCTGCCGCAACCCCGCCGATCACGGTGCGCAGCAGATCCGCATGCTTATGGCCCAGCGCGATGACCTCCGCGCGGTGCGCAACGACCGCGACGCCCTGGAGCGCGCGATCCTGCACCTGCCCAAGATCAGCCAGAAGGGAGCGCGGACGAGCTGGGTCGATCCGGCGGACTGCGACCGGCAGAAGGAGATCTGCCGGGAACTGAATGAGGCGGTCGAAGAGGTCAAGCGCGCGCTGCGCGCCGAGGCGATCGCCGGGCTGCTGCCGCTGGCCGAGGACTTCGTGCGGGGCTACACCGAGCAGCGCCGCCGCACCGGCCGGGCCGAGTTCGAAGACCTGCTCATCTGGGCGCGCGACCTGCTGCGCGACCGGCCGGAGGTCCGCCGCTACTTCCGCGAACGCTTCCGCTGCATCCTGGTCGACGAGTTCCAGGACACCGACCCGCTCCAGGTCGAGATCCTGCTCTACCTCTGCGGCGAAGAACCGGACGGGGTCGCCGCGCGCGACTGGCGCGAGCTGCGCCCGGCGCCGGGACGGCTCTTCCTCGTCGGCGACCCGAAGCAGTCGATCTACCGCTTCCGCCGCGCCGACATCAGCATCTACGAGTGGGTCAAGCGGCATGTCCTGCCGGGTGATCTCTGCACCATCACCCAGAACTTCCGCTCGCTCGGCGGCGTCATCGACTGGGTGAACGGTTGCTTCCAGCACATCATCGCCCCGCATGACGGCGTCCAGGCCGGGTACGTCCCGCTCGATCCGTGGCCGCAGGCCCGGCTCGACCTGCCCCGCGCTCCGGTCGTGGTCGTCCACCACGAGATGGACGGCTCGGCCGACGACGTGCGCCGGTACGAGGCGACCACGCTGGCGGCACTGCTGCGGCAGGCGGTGGATGTCGAGGGCTGGCCGGTGCGCGACCCGGAGACGGGCGAGATCCGCCCCGCCCGCTGGCGTGACGTCGCCATTCTCATCCCCAGCCGGACCGGCATCGAGATCTACGAGGAGGCGCTGGCCGAGGCGGGCATCCCCTACCGCCATGAGGGCGGTCGCAGCTTCTTCCAACGGCAGGAAGTGCGGGAGCTCATCAACTGCCTGCGCGCTATCGACGATCCGGGCGACCGGCTGTCGATGGTCGCGGCGCTGCGCTCCGGCGCCTTCGGCTGCTCCGATGAGGAGATCTTTCTGGCCGCCGAAGCCATGGGCACCGACTTTGACTACCGCCGCGAGCCGCCGCCCGAGCATGCCGCCGTGGCCGACGGGATGCACACCCTCCGCGAGCTCCACACGCTGCGGCACCGCCTGCCGCTGCCGGAGCTGGTGCGCCGCGTGATCGACGAGACCCGGCTGATCGAGTACGCCTTGACGTTGCCGCAGGGAGACCAGGCCGCTGCCAACCTGCTCAAGGTCGTCGATCAGGCTCGCGCCTTCGCCGCCGCGCGCGGCGGGGGACTCCGCGCCTTCGTCCGCTGGCTCGACACGGCCACCAGCAGGAGCACCGAGGAGGAGGACGCCGACGTAGCCGAGGCGGGGGACGACGTAGTGCGCCTGCTCACCATCCACGCCGCCAAGGGGCTGGAGTTCCCCATCGTGGCGCTCGCCAACCTCCAGGGCCGCGACGCCAGGACCAGGAACGTCATCCCCGACCATGCCGTTCGCCGGTTGCACCTGCGGGTCGGCAGTCAGGACCAGGGCTACTTCGAGACGCCGGGGTACGCCGCGGCGGCAGAGATCGAGAAACAGCACGACGCAGCCGAGCAGGACCGGCTCCTCTACGTGGCCGCCACCCGTGCCCGCGATCACCTGATCCTCCCGGTGATCATCTGGAAGGGTTCCAGGGAGAAGGAGCGCAAGCCGAAGGGGATGCTCGCCCGCCTGGCTCCCCACCTGCCCGTGCCGACGCCCGACCACTCGCCCAACGGCGCGGACATCGACGGCTGCCACGTCCTCCTCGCCGCGCACCTCCCGGTTGGTGACAACGGTTTACGGGAGTCGCCGCCCGCCACCAACGTGGATGTCGACGACGTCCTGGCCGTCCGTGAGCGGTGGCTCATGGAGCGCGCCGCGCTGCTGAAGCAGGCCGGGGCCGGCCTCCAGGTCACGACTGCCAGCAGCGTCGAGGCGTGGGACCAGGAACCGGCGGACGACGCCGAGGCGACGCCGGGTGCGCTGCCGCGTGATGCCGCGCTCGCCGTCGGCACTGCCCTCCACGCCACGATGGAGGCGCTGGACCTGAGTGACGACGGCGAGGTCGAGTCGATGGCCCGCGCTAAGGCCGCCGAGGCGGGTGTGCCCGGCCACGCGGACGAGGTCGCCGCCCTCGCCCGCGCCTGCCTTGCCTCCGGCGTGGTTCAGCGTGCCCGCGCGGCTGAGCGCGCCGCGCGCGAGGCGGCCTTCACCCTCCCCGTGGGCGACGGATTCGTCGAGGGCCGGGTCGACCTCCTCTTCCGCGAGCCCGACGGCCTCGTCATCGCCGACTACAAGACCGACCGGGTAACGCCGGAGCAGGTCGACGCGCGCCTCGCGGTCTACCGCAACCAGGCGGCGGTCTACGCCTTCGCCGTGGCCGAAGTCACCGGACTACCGGTGAAAGAGGTCGTCTTCGTCTTCGCTCGCGCCGGGGTCGAGCGCGCCATCCCGGTTGACGACGGCCTCCTCGCCCTCGGCCGGCACCTGGCGACCGCCAGCGCGACCCTGACCGACGCAGCCGTCGCGGCGGGGTGA
- the gltX gene encoding glutamate--tRNA ligase encodes MTGTRVRVRFAPSPTGDLHVGGARSALFTWLFARHHGGDFILRIEDTDRRRYVEGSVEGIVESLKWLGLEWDEGPIFQSQRLEIYREHAERLVAQGDAYPCYCTPERLEQVRAEQRARGEPPGYDRRCRNLTPDERAEFEAQGITPAIRFKMPEAGTTVVPDLLRGNITFENRLLEDAVILKSDGFPTYHLAAMVDDHLMGITHVTRGEEWLPSAPLHVRIIQAFGWDLPTFVHLPVILRPDGKGKLSKRDGAVGVLEYQRAGYLPEAVVNYLALLGWSYGDQEIFTREELIQLFDLKEINPSPARFSFDKLAWMNQYYINHIISLEDLTVRCIPYLREAGLVPAAAEDPTTPEHAYVRSVVALLKDRLKTLAEVVELTSFFFTEGTEEYPADLLVPRKTEPASVLEGLDRTREILADADFEDEAGMEAALRALADEIGLKAGQLFMPIRVAATGRTVSPGLFETLRVLGKERTLARLDVARDKLRAYVTEQSSAAS; translated from the coding sequence ATGACCGGGACGCGGGTTCGGGTGCGCTTCGCGCCCAGCCCCACGGGCGACCTCCACGTCGGTGGAGCTCGTTCCGCACTCTTCACCTGGCTCTTTGCCCGTCACCACGGCGGCGACTTCATCCTCCGCATTGAGGACACCGACCGCCGCCGCTACGTCGAGGGCAGCGTCGAGGGGATCGTCGAGTCGCTCAAATGGCTCGGGCTCGAATGGGACGAGGGGCCGATCTTCCAGAGCCAGCGACTGGAGATCTACCGCGAGCACGCCGAACGTCTCGTCGCGCAGGGCGACGCCTACCCGTGCTACTGCACCCCGGAGCGGCTGGAACAGGTGCGCGCCGAGCAGCGCGCGCGGGGCGAGCCGCCCGGCTACGACCGGCGCTGCCGCAACCTGACGCCCGACGAACGCGCGGAGTTCGAGGCCCAGGGGATCACCCCGGCCATCCGCTTCAAGATGCCCGAGGCGGGCACGACCGTTGTGCCGGACCTCTTGCGCGGCAACATCACCTTCGAGAACCGCCTGTTGGAAGACGCGGTGATCCTGAAGTCGGACGGCTTCCCGACCTACCACCTGGCGGCGATGGTCGACGACCACCTGATGGGCATCACCCACGTCACCCGCGGCGAGGAGTGGCTCCCCTCGGCGCCGCTGCACGTCCGCATCATCCAGGCATTCGGCTGGGATCTGCCCACCTTCGTCCACCTGCCTGTCATCCTGCGCCCCGACGGCAAGGGGAAGCTCTCCAAGCGAGACGGCGCCGTCGGCGTCCTCGAGTACCAGCGGGCCGGCTACCTGCCCGAGGCGGTCGTCAACTACCTGGCGCTGCTCGGCTGGTCGTACGGCGACCAGGAGATCTTCACCCGCGAGGAGTTGATTCAGCTCTTCGATCTGAAGGAGATCAACCCCAGCCCGGCGCGCTTCAGCTTCGACAAGCTCGCCTGGATGAACCAGTACTACATCAACCACATCATCTCGCTGGAGGATCTGACCGTCCGCTGCATCCCTTACCTGCGGGAGGCCGGGCTGGTCCCGGCTGCGGCCGAAGACCCGACCACACCCGAGCACGCTTACGTGCGCTCGGTTGTCGCCCTGCTGAAGGATCGCCTCAAGACGCTGGCCGAAGTGGTCGAGTTGACCAGCTTCTTCTTCACCGAGGGGACCGAGGAGTACCCGGCGGACTTGCTCGTGCCGCGCAAGACCGAGCCTGCGAGCGTGCTGGAGGGACTCGATCGCACGCGGGAGATCCTGGCCGACGCCGACTTCGAGGACGAAGCCGGGATGGAGGCAGCCCTCCGCGCCCTGGCGGATGAGATCGGGCTCAAGGCAGGCCAGCTCTTCATGCCGATCCGCGTCGCCGCGACCGGGCGAACCGTCTCCCCCGGGCTATTCGAAACGCTGCGGGTGCTGGGCAAGGAACGGACCCTGGCTCGGCTCGACGTGGCCCGCGACAAGCTCCGCGCCTACGTCACCGAGCAATCCTCCGCCGCCAGTTAG
- a CDS encoding helix-turn-helix transcriptional regulator has product MRNRVREARQKQGWTQDDLGRRVGVSRQTINAIENGRYDPSLPLAFKLARVFETTIEDLFFPEETPVT; this is encoded by the coding sequence GTGCGGAACCGAGTACGCGAGGCGCGGCAGAAGCAAGGCTGGACCCAGGACGACCTCGGGCGGCGCGTCGGCGTTTCACGGCAGACGATCAACGCGATCGAGAACGGCCGCTATGACCCGTCGCTGCCACTGGCGTTCAAGCTCGCCCGCGTGTTTGAGACCACCATCGAAGATCTGTTCTTTCCGGAGGAAACGCCCGTGACATGA
- a CDS encoding IS1096 element passenger TnpR family protein yields MSTTPAPYEAPIYTFRVRMLGGGYAPPNPQEIWRDIEIAANQVVAELGDAIPLAFDFDLDHMWAFYLTGKAWDQEGSYNIDDPEVDEVVIRELPLPGPSGTKEFLYIYDFGDEWHFGVQLQRTSDAVDPDADYPRVVAKHGEAPPQYPDMDEWDEEWDDEDDLDEDEDEL; encoded by the coding sequence ATGTCGACGACACCCGCTCCCTACGAGGCGCCGATCTATACCTTCCGCGTCCGCATGCTCGGCGGCGGCTACGCGCCACCGAACCCGCAGGAGATCTGGCGCGACATCGAAATCGCGGCCAACCAGGTGGTCGCCGAGCTGGGGGATGCCATCCCGCTCGCGTTCGACTTCGATCTGGACCACATGTGGGCCTTCTACCTGACCGGTAAGGCATGGGATCAGGAGGGGTCCTACAACATTGACGACCCGGAGGTCGACGAGGTCGTCATTCGCGAGTTGCCGCTGCCGGGCCCATCGGGCACGAAGGAGTTCCTCTACATCTACGACTTCGGCGACGAGTGGCACTTCGGTGTCCAGCTCCAGCGGACGAGCGACGCCGTGGACCCCGACGCCGATTATCCCCGGGTCGTCGCCAAGCACGGGGAGGCGCCGCCGCAGTACCCGGACATGGATGAGTGGGACGAGGAATGGGACGACGAGGACGACCTGGACGAGGATGAGGACGAGCTCTAG